The following proteins are encoded in a genomic region of Lutra lutra chromosome 16, mLutLut1.2, whole genome shotgun sequence:
- the ZMYND15 gene encoding zinc finger MYND domain-containing protein 15 isoform X2 has product MEFVSGYRDEFLDFAALLFGWFRKFAAERGASGASLEGRWRQLEAPIRRLPQDPALWVLHVLPNRSVGISLGQGAEPGPGLGLGAARFLGDEPPLHLRDLSPYVSFVSLEEGEEEEEGGEEEEETGEEEGAGLEKVDREEAGEPAPASRESPQEANPPGETEEAAQLAGGGEDGCREDKAEDEAGSERRKGRRSEASPLHLSCLLLVTDEHGTILGIDLLMDGTQGSASKSSGTENLAPRAYTLLCHSMACPMGSGDPRKPRQLTVGDAQLHRDLQSLVPRLGVKLAKAPMRTWGPRPGFTFASLRARTCHVCHRHSFEVKLTPCPQCSAVLYCGEACLRADWRRCPDDVSHRFWCPRLAAFMERAGELATLPFTYTAEVTSETFNKEAFLASRGLTRGYWTQLSMLIPGPGTPRHPRGSAPALSLLLSGSWQDYYTWRGLSLDSPMAVLLTYPLTVYYVITHLVPQSFPELNIQNKQSLKIHVVEAGKEFDLVMVFWELLVLLPHVALELQFVGDGLPLDSDQQHFTLQRDGPEVSVRPGSGVSARLSSSTKEKGGRRDLQIKVSARPYHLLQGPKPDLVIGFNSGFGLKDTWLSSLPRLQSLRVPAFFTESSEYGCVMDDQTMAVATGGGTSPPRPNPFRSPFRLRAADNCMPWYCNAFIFHLVYKPPQGSGARPAPGPVPPVPAPAAPPAPARRRRGEKKPGRGARRRR; this is encoded by the exons ATGGAGTTTGTGTCTGGATACCGAGATGAGTTCCTTGATTTCGCTGCCCTCCTGTTTGGCTGGTTCCGAAAGTTCGCGGCGGAGCGCGGGGCTTCAGGGGCCAGCCTTGAGGGCCGCTGGCGCCAGCTGGAGGCTCCGATCAGAAGGCTGCCCCAGGACCCTGCCCTTTGGGTGCTTCATGTCTTGCCCAACCGAAGTGTGGGCATCAGcctggggcaaggggcagagccaggccctGGACTAGGCCTGGGGGCTGCCCGGTTCCTGGGAGATGAACCCCCACTCCACCTGCGAGACCTAAGCCCCTATGTCAGCTTTGTcagcctggaggaaggggaggaagaggaggaggggggggaggaagaggaagagactggagaggaggagggtgcaGGCCTGGAGAAAGTAGACCgagaggaggctggggagccAGCCCCCGCCAGCAGGGAGTCCCCCCAGGAAGCAAACCCTCCAGGGGAGACAGAGGAGGCTGCGCAGTTGGCAGGAGGCGGAGAGGATGGTTGCCGAGAGGACAAGGCAGAAGATGAAGCCGGTtctgagaggaggaaggggcgGAGAAGCG aggcCTCCCCCCTGCACCTTTCCTGCCTCTTACTGGTGACCGATGAACATGGCACCATCCTGGGCATTGACCTGCTGATGGACGGAACCCAGGGGAGTGCCAGCAAGTCCTCGGGGACCGAGAACCTGGCTCCTCGGGCCTACACTCTCCTCTGCCATAGCATGGCCTGCCCGATGGGCTCCGGAGACCCTCGAAAGCCCCGGCAGCTCACCGTGGGAGACGCCCAGCTGCATCG AGACTTGCAGAGTCTGGTCCCAAGGCTGGGAGTGAAGTTAGCTAAGGCGCCGATGCGGACCTGGGGTCCCCGGCCGGGCTTCACGTTTGCCTCCCTCCGGGCTCGAACCTGCCACGTCTGTCACAGGCATAGCTTTGAAGTGAAGCTGACACCTTG CCCCCAGTGCAGTGCTGTCCTGTACTGTGGCGAGGCTTGTCTCCGGGCTGACTGGCGGCGATGCCCTGATGACGTGAGCCACCGATTTTGGTGCCCAAGGCTTGCAGCCTTCATGGAGCGGGCCGGGGAGCTGGCAACTCTGCCTTTTACCTACACCGCAG agGTGACCAGTGAAACCTTCAACAAGGAGGCCTTTCTGGCCTCACGGGGCCTCACTCGTGGCTACTGGACCCAGCTCAGCATGCTCATTCCAGGCCCTGgcacccccaggcacccccggggCAGTGCACCAGCCCTCAGCCTTCTTCTCAGTG GCTCGTGGCAGGATTACTACACATGGAGGGGCCTCAGCTTGGACTCCCCCATGGCCGTGCTTCTCACCTACCCGTTGACTGTGTATTACGTCATCACGCACCTGGTGCCCCAGTCCT TCCCTGAGCTCAACATCCAGAACAAGCAGTCACTGAAAATCCATGTGGTGGAAGCAGGGAAGGAGTTCGACCTCGTCATGGTGTTCTGG gAGCTCTTGGTCTTGCTCCCCCACGTGGCCCTGGAGCTGCAGTTTGTGGGTGATGGCCTGCCCCTGGACAGTGACCAGCAGCATTTTACCCTGCAGAGG GATGGCCCAGAAGTATCTGTCCGACCCGGTTCCGGAGTATCTGCGCGGCTCAGCTCTAGCACTAAGGAGAAGGGGGGCCGCAGGGACCTGCAGATCAAGGTGTCCGCGCGGCCCTACCACCTGCTCCAGGGGCCCAAGCCGGACCTGGTTATCG GATTCAACTCTGGCTTCGGTCTCAAGGACACTTGGCTGAGCTCGCTGCCCCGGctgcag TCCCTCCGAGTCCCGGCCTTCTTCACCGAGAGCAGCGAGTACGGCTGCGTGATGGACGACCAGACCATGGCGGTGGCCACCGGAGGGGGCACCAGCCCCCCGCGGCCCAACCCCTTCCGCTCCCCCTTTCGCCTGCGAGCCGCGGACAACTGCATGCCCTG GTACTGCAACGCCTTCATCTTCCACCTGGTCTACAAGCCCCCGCAGGGGAGCGGGGCCCGCCCGGCGCCCGGGCCGGTGCCCCCGGTCCCGGCCCccgccgcgccccccgcccccgcccgcagGCGCCGAGGGGAGAAGAAACCCGGGCGGGGGGCGCGCCGGCGCAGGTGA
- the MED11 gene encoding mediator of RNA polymerase II transcription subunit 11, which produces MATYSLANERLRALEDIEREIGAILQNAGTVILELSKEKTNERLLDRQAAAFTASVQHVEAELSGQIRYLTQVATGQPHEGSSYSSRKDCQMALKRVDYARLKLSDVARTCEQMLEN; this is translated from the exons ATGGCTACCTACAGCCTGGCCAACGAGAGGCTCCGCGCGCTGGAGGACATCGAACGGGAGATCGGCGCCATTCTCCAGAATGCAG GTACCGTGATCCTGGAGCTGTCCAAGGAGAAGACCAACGAGCGGCTGCTGGACCGGCAGGCGGCGGCCTTCACGGCGTCGGTGCAGCACGTGGAGGCCGAGCTGTCGGGGCAAATCCGCTACCTCACCCAG GTAGCCACCGGGCAGCCCCATGAGGGCTCCAGCTACTCTTCGAGGAAGGACTGCCAGATGGCCCTGAAGCGAGTGGACTACGCCCGTCTCAAGCTCAGCGATGTGGCCCGAACCTGTGAGCAGATGCTGGAAAACTAG
- the ZMYND15 gene encoding zinc finger MYND domain-containing protein 15 isoform X3: protein MEFVSGYRDEFLDFAALLFGWFRKFAAERGASGASLEGRWRQLEAPIRRLPQDPALWVLHVLPNRSVGISLGQGAEPGPGLGLGAARFLGDEPPLHLRDLSPYVSFVSLEEGEEEEEGGEEEEETGEEEGAGLEKVDREEAGEPAPASRESPQEANPPGETEEAAQLAGGGEDGCREDKAEDEAGSERRKGRRSEASPLHLSCLLLVTDEHGTILGIDLLMDGTQGSASKSSGTENLAPRAYTLLCHSMACPMGSGDPRKPRQLTVGDAQLHRDLQSLVPRLGVKLAKAPMRTWGPRPGFTFASLRARTCHVCHRHSFEVKLTPCPQCSAVLYCGEACLRADWRRCPDDVSHRFWCPRLAAFMERAGELATLPFTYTAGDPYQLLQGDGPALMPPVPPDPPRGLFGSWQDYYTWRGLSLDSPMAVLLTYPLTVYYVITHLVPQSFPELNIQNKQSLKIHVVEAGKEFDLVMVFWELLVLLPHVALELQFVGDGLPLDSDQQHFTLQRDGPEVSVRPGSGVSARLSSSTKEKGGRRDLQIKVSARPYHLLQGPKPDLVIGFNSGFGLKDTWLSSLPRLQSLRVPAFFTESSEYGCVMDDQTMAVATGGGTSPPRPNPFRSPFRLRAADNCMPWYCNAFIFHLVYKPPQGSGARPAPGPVPPVPAPAAPPAPARRRRGEKKPGRGARRRR, encoded by the exons ATGGAGTTTGTGTCTGGATACCGAGATGAGTTCCTTGATTTCGCTGCCCTCCTGTTTGGCTGGTTCCGAAAGTTCGCGGCGGAGCGCGGGGCTTCAGGGGCCAGCCTTGAGGGCCGCTGGCGCCAGCTGGAGGCTCCGATCAGAAGGCTGCCCCAGGACCCTGCCCTTTGGGTGCTTCATGTCTTGCCCAACCGAAGTGTGGGCATCAGcctggggcaaggggcagagccaggccctGGACTAGGCCTGGGGGCTGCCCGGTTCCTGGGAGATGAACCCCCACTCCACCTGCGAGACCTAAGCCCCTATGTCAGCTTTGTcagcctggaggaaggggaggaagaggaggaggggggggaggaagaggaagagactggagaggaggagggtgcaGGCCTGGAGAAAGTAGACCgagaggaggctggggagccAGCCCCCGCCAGCAGGGAGTCCCCCCAGGAAGCAAACCCTCCAGGGGAGACAGAGGAGGCTGCGCAGTTGGCAGGAGGCGGAGAGGATGGTTGCCGAGAGGACAAGGCAGAAGATGAAGCCGGTtctgagaggaggaaggggcgGAGAAGCG aggcCTCCCCCCTGCACCTTTCCTGCCTCTTACTGGTGACCGATGAACATGGCACCATCCTGGGCATTGACCTGCTGATGGACGGAACCCAGGGGAGTGCCAGCAAGTCCTCGGGGACCGAGAACCTGGCTCCTCGGGCCTACACTCTCCTCTGCCATAGCATGGCCTGCCCGATGGGCTCCGGAGACCCTCGAAAGCCCCGGCAGCTCACCGTGGGAGACGCCCAGCTGCATCG AGACTTGCAGAGTCTGGTCCCAAGGCTGGGAGTGAAGTTAGCTAAGGCGCCGATGCGGACCTGGGGTCCCCGGCCGGGCTTCACGTTTGCCTCCCTCCGGGCTCGAACCTGCCACGTCTGTCACAGGCATAGCTTTGAAGTGAAGCTGACACCTTG CCCCCAGTGCAGTGCTGTCCTGTACTGTGGCGAGGCTTGTCTCCGGGCTGACTGGCGGCGATGCCCTGATGACGTGAGCCACCGATTTTGGTGCCCAAGGCTTGCAGCCTTCATGGAGCGGGCCGGGGAGCTGGCAACTCTGCCTTTTACCTACACCGCAG gAGATCCCTACCAGCTTCTCCAGGGGGATGGGCCTGCCCTGATGCCCCCTGTGCCCCCAGATCCACCCAGGGGCCTCTTTG GCTCGTGGCAGGATTACTACACATGGAGGGGCCTCAGCTTGGACTCCCCCATGGCCGTGCTTCTCACCTACCCGTTGACTGTGTATTACGTCATCACGCACCTGGTGCCCCAGTCCT TCCCTGAGCTCAACATCCAGAACAAGCAGTCACTGAAAATCCATGTGGTGGAAGCAGGGAAGGAGTTCGACCTCGTCATGGTGTTCTGG gAGCTCTTGGTCTTGCTCCCCCACGTGGCCCTGGAGCTGCAGTTTGTGGGTGATGGCCTGCCCCTGGACAGTGACCAGCAGCATTTTACCCTGCAGAGG GATGGCCCAGAAGTATCTGTCCGACCCGGTTCCGGAGTATCTGCGCGGCTCAGCTCTAGCACTAAGGAGAAGGGGGGCCGCAGGGACCTGCAGATCAAGGTGTCCGCGCGGCCCTACCACCTGCTCCAGGGGCCCAAGCCGGACCTGGTTATCG GATTCAACTCTGGCTTCGGTCTCAAGGACACTTGGCTGAGCTCGCTGCCCCGGctgcag TCCCTCCGAGTCCCGGCCTTCTTCACCGAGAGCAGCGAGTACGGCTGCGTGATGGACGACCAGACCATGGCGGTGGCCACCGGAGGGGGCACCAGCCCCCCGCGGCCCAACCCCTTCCGCTCCCCCTTTCGCCTGCGAGCCGCGGACAACTGCATGCCCTG GTACTGCAACGCCTTCATCTTCCACCTGGTCTACAAGCCCCCGCAGGGGAGCGGGGCCCGCCCGGCGCCCGGGCCGGTGCCCCCGGTCCCGGCCCccgccgcgccccccgcccccgcccgcagGCGCCGAGGGGAGAAGAAACCCGGGCGGGGGGCGCGCCGGCGCAGGTGA
- the ARRB2 gene encoding beta-arrestin-2, whose amino-acid sequence MGEKPGTRVFKKSSPNCKLTVYLGKRDFVDHLDKVDPVDGVVLVDPDYLKDRKVFVTLTCAFRYGREDLDVLGLSFRKDLFIANYQAFPPAPNPPRPPTRLQDRLLRKLGPHAHPFFFTIPQNLPCSVTLQPGPEDTGKACGVDFEIRAFCAKSLEEKSHKRNSVRLVIRKVQFAPEKPGPQPSAETTRHFLMSDRSLHLEASLDKELYYHGEPLNVNVHVTNNSTKTIKKIKVSVRQYADICLFSTAQYKCPVAQIEQDDQVSPSSTFCKVYTVTPLLSDNREKRGLALDGKLKHEDTNLASSTIVKEGANKEVLGILVSYRVKVKLVVSRGGDVSVELPFVLMHPKPHDHITVPRPQTAALDTGVPVDTNLIEFDTNYATDDDIVFEDFARLRLKGMKEEDYEDQLC is encoded by the exons ATGGGGGAGAAACCGGGCACCAG GGTCTTCAAAAAGTCGAGCCCCAACTGCAAG CTCACTGTGTACTTGGGGAAGCGGGACTTTGTAGACCACCTGGACAAAGTGGACCCCGTAG ATGGCGTGGTGCTCGTGGACCCTGACTACTTGAAGGATCGCAAAG TGTTTGTGACCCTCACCTGCGCCTTCCGCTATGGCCGCGAGGACCTGGACGTGCTGGGCTTGTCCTTCCGCAAAGACCTATTCATCGCCAACTACCAGGCCTTCCCACCGGCGCCCAACCCCCCGCGGCCCCCAACCCGCCTGCAGGACCGGCTGCTCAGGAAGCTGGGCCCGCATGCCCACCCCTTCTTCTTCACA ATCCCCCAGAACCTTCCCTGCTCCGTCACTCTGCAGCCAGGCCCCGAGGACACGGGGAAG GCCTGCGGGGTAGACTTTGAGATTCGAGCCTTCTGTGCCAAATCACTAGAAGAGAAAAGCCACAAAAG GAACTCTGTGCGTCTGGTGATCAGAAAGGTGCAGTTTGCCCCAGAGAAACCCGGCCCCCAGCCTTCAGCAGAAACCACACGCCACTTCCTCATGTCCGACCGGTCCCTGCACCTTGAGGCCTCCCTGGACAAGGAG CTCTACTACCACGGGGAGCCCCTCAATGTCAACGTCCACGTCACCAACAACTCCACCAAGACCATCAAGAAGATCAAAGTCTCTG TGAGACAGTATGCCGACATCTGCCTCTTCAGCACCGCCCAGTACAAGTGCCCTGTGGCTCAGATCGAACAAGA TGACCAGGTGTCCCCCAGTTCCACGTTCTGCAAGGTGTATACTGTCACCCCGCTGCTCAGCGACAACCGGGAGAAGCGGGGTCTGGCCCTGGACGGGAAGCTCAAGCACGAGGACACCAACTTGGCTTCCAGCACCat CGTGAAGGAGGGCGCCAACAAGGAGGTGCTGGGCATCCTGGTGTCCTACAGGGTCAAGGTGAAGCTGGTGGTGTCTCGTGGCGG GGACGTCTCTGTGGAGCTGCCTTTTGTCCTCATGCACCCCAAGCCCCATGACCACATCACCGTCCCCAGGCCCCAGACAG CTGCTCTGGACACAGGTGTACCCGTGGACACCAACCTCATCGAATTTGATACCAA TTATGCCACGGACGACGACATCGTGTTCGAGGATTTCGCCCGGCTCCGGCTAAAAGGGATGAAGGAGGAGGATTATGAGGACCAGCTCTGCTAG
- the ZMYND15 gene encoding zinc finger MYND domain-containing protein 15 isoform X1: protein MEFVSGYRDEFLDFAALLFGWFRKFAAERGASGASLEGRWRQLEAPIRRLPQDPALWVLHVLPNRSVGISLGQGAEPGPGLGLGAARFLGDEPPLHLRDLSPYVSFVSLEEGEEEEEGGEEEEETGEEEGAGLEKVDREEAGEPAPASRESPQEANPPGETEEAAQLAGGGEDGCREDKAEDEAGSERRKGRRSEASPLHLSCLLLVTDEHGTILGIDLLMDGTQGSASKSSGTENLAPRAYTLLCHSMACPMGSGDPRKPRQLTVGDAQLHRDLQSLVPRLGVKLAKAPMRTWGPRPGFTFASLRARTCHVCHRHSFEVKLTPCPQCSAVLYCGEACLRADWRRCPDDVSHRFWCPRLAAFMERAGELATLPFTYTAEVTSETFNKEAFLASRGLTRGYWTQLSMLIPGPGTPRHPRGSAPALSLLLSGDPYQLLQGDGPALMPPVPPDPPRGLFGSWQDYYTWRGLSLDSPMAVLLTYPLTVYYVITHLVPQSFPELNIQNKQSLKIHVVEAGKEFDLVMVFWELLVLLPHVALELQFVGDGLPLDSDQQHFTLQRDGPEVSVRPGSGVSARLSSSTKEKGGRRDLQIKVSARPYHLLQGPKPDLVIGFNSGFGLKDTWLSSLPRLQSLRVPAFFTESSEYGCVMDDQTMAVATGGGTSPPRPNPFRSPFRLRAADNCMPWYCNAFIFHLVYKPPQGSGARPAPGPVPPVPAPAAPPAPARRRRGEKKPGRGARRRR, encoded by the exons ATGGAGTTTGTGTCTGGATACCGAGATGAGTTCCTTGATTTCGCTGCCCTCCTGTTTGGCTGGTTCCGAAAGTTCGCGGCGGAGCGCGGGGCTTCAGGGGCCAGCCTTGAGGGCCGCTGGCGCCAGCTGGAGGCTCCGATCAGAAGGCTGCCCCAGGACCCTGCCCTTTGGGTGCTTCATGTCTTGCCCAACCGAAGTGTGGGCATCAGcctggggcaaggggcagagccaggccctGGACTAGGCCTGGGGGCTGCCCGGTTCCTGGGAGATGAACCCCCACTCCACCTGCGAGACCTAAGCCCCTATGTCAGCTTTGTcagcctggaggaaggggaggaagaggaggaggggggggaggaagaggaagagactggagaggaggagggtgcaGGCCTGGAGAAAGTAGACCgagaggaggctggggagccAGCCCCCGCCAGCAGGGAGTCCCCCCAGGAAGCAAACCCTCCAGGGGAGACAGAGGAGGCTGCGCAGTTGGCAGGAGGCGGAGAGGATGGTTGCCGAGAGGACAAGGCAGAAGATGAAGCCGGTtctgagaggaggaaggggcgGAGAAGCG aggcCTCCCCCCTGCACCTTTCCTGCCTCTTACTGGTGACCGATGAACATGGCACCATCCTGGGCATTGACCTGCTGATGGACGGAACCCAGGGGAGTGCCAGCAAGTCCTCGGGGACCGAGAACCTGGCTCCTCGGGCCTACACTCTCCTCTGCCATAGCATGGCCTGCCCGATGGGCTCCGGAGACCCTCGAAAGCCCCGGCAGCTCACCGTGGGAGACGCCCAGCTGCATCG AGACTTGCAGAGTCTGGTCCCAAGGCTGGGAGTGAAGTTAGCTAAGGCGCCGATGCGGACCTGGGGTCCCCGGCCGGGCTTCACGTTTGCCTCCCTCCGGGCTCGAACCTGCCACGTCTGTCACAGGCATAGCTTTGAAGTGAAGCTGACACCTTG CCCCCAGTGCAGTGCTGTCCTGTACTGTGGCGAGGCTTGTCTCCGGGCTGACTGGCGGCGATGCCCTGATGACGTGAGCCACCGATTTTGGTGCCCAAGGCTTGCAGCCTTCATGGAGCGGGCCGGGGAGCTGGCAACTCTGCCTTTTACCTACACCGCAG agGTGACCAGTGAAACCTTCAACAAGGAGGCCTTTCTGGCCTCACGGGGCCTCACTCGTGGCTACTGGACCCAGCTCAGCATGCTCATTCCAGGCCCTGgcacccccaggcacccccggggCAGTGCACCAGCCCTCAGCCTTCTTCTCAGTG gAGATCCCTACCAGCTTCTCCAGGGGGATGGGCCTGCCCTGATGCCCCCTGTGCCCCCAGATCCACCCAGGGGCCTCTTTG GCTCGTGGCAGGATTACTACACATGGAGGGGCCTCAGCTTGGACTCCCCCATGGCCGTGCTTCTCACCTACCCGTTGACTGTGTATTACGTCATCACGCACCTGGTGCCCCAGTCCT TCCCTGAGCTCAACATCCAGAACAAGCAGTCACTGAAAATCCATGTGGTGGAAGCAGGGAAGGAGTTCGACCTCGTCATGGTGTTCTGG gAGCTCTTGGTCTTGCTCCCCCACGTGGCCCTGGAGCTGCAGTTTGTGGGTGATGGCCTGCCCCTGGACAGTGACCAGCAGCATTTTACCCTGCAGAGG GATGGCCCAGAAGTATCTGTCCGACCCGGTTCCGGAGTATCTGCGCGGCTCAGCTCTAGCACTAAGGAGAAGGGGGGCCGCAGGGACCTGCAGATCAAGGTGTCCGCGCGGCCCTACCACCTGCTCCAGGGGCCCAAGCCGGACCTGGTTATCG GATTCAACTCTGGCTTCGGTCTCAAGGACACTTGGCTGAGCTCGCTGCCCCGGctgcag TCCCTCCGAGTCCCGGCCTTCTTCACCGAGAGCAGCGAGTACGGCTGCGTGATGGACGACCAGACCATGGCGGTGGCCACCGGAGGGGGCACCAGCCCCCCGCGGCCCAACCCCTTCCGCTCCCCCTTTCGCCTGCGAGCCGCGGACAACTGCATGCCCTG GTACTGCAACGCCTTCATCTTCCACCTGGTCTACAAGCCCCCGCAGGGGAGCGGGGCCCGCCCGGCGCCCGGGCCGGTGCCCCCGGTCCCGGCCCccgccgcgccccccgcccccgcccgcagGCGCCGAGGGGAGAAGAAACCCGGGCGGGGGGCGCGCCGGCGCAGGTGA
- the CXCL16 gene encoding C-X-C motif chemokine 16, which translates to MSRSPGAGFLALLVLLPLLPPPGHGNEGSVIGSCYCHRRIPSHSPPKGEVMAHFRKHLRAYDRCNSYIRFQLHSRSVCGGSKDAWVQELVSWFDCKEYGYANSGSAVPQELLPPPTTQVPEPTQRAPLDTGSPAPTHLPPTSQSTSQPTLPAGAQSLDRNLTRADDITTSTGGHRQGPEERQKQLEERVGPSERTSAMVPVVSLLTIIFVLTVVLLYVLCRRRREQSLQHSPDLPLYYTPVASDSSA; encoded by the exons ATGAGCCGGAGCCCGGGCGCCGGGTTCCTCGCGCTCCTCGtcctgctgccgctgctgcctCCGCCAG gccaTGGCAACGAGGGCAGCGTTATCGGCAGTTGTTACTGCCACAGGAGGattccttcccactcccctccgAAGGGGGAGGTCATGGCACATTTCCGAAAGCACCTGAGAGCCTACGATCGCTGTAATTCCTACATCAG GTTCCAGCTCCATTCCCGCAGCGTGTGTGGGGGGAGCAAAGATGCTTGGGTTCAAGAACTGGTGAGCTGGTTTGATTGCAAAG AATATGGATATGCTAACTCCGGGAGTGCAGTCCCCCAGGAGCTCTTGcctcctcccaccacccaggTTCCTGAGCCCACACAAAGGGCACCTTTAGACACGGGCTCCCCTGCTCCAACGCACCTGCCACCCACCTCGCAGTCCACCTCGCAGCCCACGCTTCCAGCAGGGGCCCAGTCCTTGGACAGAAACCTCACCCGTGCCGATGACATCACTACATCCACTGGGGGCCACCGTCAGGGGcctgaggagaggcagaagcagctgGAAGAAAGAGTAGGGCCTTCCGAGAGAACCTCAGCCATGGTGCCAGTGGTGTCCCTCCTGACCATCATCTTCGTTCTCACTGTGGTCCTCCTGTATGTGctgtgcaggaggaggagggagcagtcACTGCAGCACTCTCCAG ATTTGCCGCTGTATTATACACCCGTGGCATCAGACTCCAGTGCTTGA